One Glutamicibacter halophytocola DNA segment encodes these proteins:
- a CDS encoding NAD-dependent epimerase/dehydratase family protein, which translates to MSATETSLNARRVLVTGASGMLGGAVAQLLRDQGHHVRTFQRRASAGAVDEVQGSLTDQKAVEQAVGSMDAVIHLAAKVSFTGHWQEFVDTNITGTSNLLKAARNAGIKDFVFVSSPSVAHFGDSLAGAAAGTANPQLAHGNYARSKAAAELEALAADSADFRVAAIRPHVVWGPGDTQLVERVIQRAKAGRLPLLDHGAALIDTTYIDNAAAAIVRGLERMDHAHGRALVVTNGEPRPVGELMAGICRAGGAPAPKLNLPGWMARGAGSVIEKIWLAAGSRGLVHDEPPMTRFLAEQLSTAHWFDQRETHEVLDWKPAVGIDEGLHRLSAHYSKDRA; encoded by the coding sequence ATGAGCGCAACCGAGACCTCGCTCAACGCCCGCAGGGTCCTGGTCACCGGTGCCAGCGGCATGCTCGGCGGTGCCGTGGCCCAGCTGCTGCGCGACCAGGGCCATCACGTTCGCACCTTCCAACGCCGCGCTTCGGCCGGCGCCGTGGACGAAGTCCAGGGTTCGCTGACGGATCAGAAAGCCGTGGAACAAGCCGTAGGCTCCATGGACGCTGTGATCCACCTTGCGGCCAAGGTGTCCTTCACCGGCCACTGGCAAGAGTTTGTCGATACCAACATCACCGGCACCAGCAATCTGCTCAAGGCTGCACGCAACGCCGGGATCAAGGACTTCGTTTTTGTTTCCTCTCCGTCGGTAGCGCACTTCGGGGATTCCTTGGCTGGAGCGGCAGCCGGGACCGCCAACCCGCAGCTGGCCCACGGCAATTATGCCCGCTCCAAAGCGGCAGCCGAGCTGGAGGCACTGGCCGCTGATTCTGCGGATTTCCGGGTGGCGGCCATCCGCCCGCATGTGGTGTGGGGTCCCGGGGACACCCAGCTCGTGGAACGGGTCATCCAGCGTGCCAAGGCCGGACGCCTTCCGCTGCTTGATCACGGTGCGGCGCTGATCGACACCACCTATATCGATAACGCTGCGGCGGCGATTGTCCGTGGCCTGGAGCGCATGGACCACGCGCACGGACGCGCCCTGGTGGTCACCAATGGCGAGCCTCGTCCGGTGGGCGAGCTGATGGCCGGGATCTGCCGGGCCGGGGGCGCACCAGCTCCCAAGCTCAATCTCCCGGGCTGGATGGCCCGTGGCGCTGGATCGGTCATTGAAAAGATCTGGCTGGCCGCAGGCTCACGGGGCCTGGTCCACGATGAGCCGCCAATGACGCGCTTCCTGGCTGAGCAGCTTTCCACGGCGCATTGGTTTGACCAGCGCGAAACCCATGAGGTTCTGGATTGGAAGCCTGCAGTGGGCATCGATGAAGGCCTGCACAGGCTCTCGGCCCACTATTCGAAGGATCGCGCGTAG
- a CDS encoding alpha/beta fold hydrolase produces MTEIFPGVKEIYSKYLSVPSTSEVDGQGATYRWHVLDNQEELAQRGITPVGTLVCVHGNPTWSYLWRSLFNHVSDHHLAWRIVAVDQLDMGFSERTGKFRRLADRVNDLGDLIDALDLGDGITTVGHDWGGVISLGWATGHQERLERVVLTNTAIHPAGFQLPPALKLASHPAVHSWGTKTTRAFLQVTHSLAQPALAPQVRKAFMAPYTSAEKRDGVANFVADIPFDPQHPSRAALDGISEAVRSLTVPALMLWGPGDPVFSDRYLRDLMDRLPQAQVHRFEGASHLVGEDRDIASPIFSWLDSQPDSAGSSRVQGSGEYRPMLAEMDSRQADQGTAVVDIHPPRSLSWAELGARVNALAAGLQQIGVKAGDRVNLLVPPGIELTSLIYACLRLGAVIVVADAGLGTKGLGRAIKGAGPSFLVGINRALAGARVLGWPGTRIAAGNLSAAKRKVLGVAHTLDELMEAGSRIPADAPNFAPADPDADAAVLFTSGSTGPAKGVVYTHRQLAAMRDTLSETYNLKAGSALVAGFAPFALLGPALGATSVTPDMDVTAPRTLTASALADAAVAVNATTVFASPAALANVLATKGELNTAQRKTLAGVELMLSAGAPIAEPLLAQVQELVPNAKVHTPYGMTEALPVTDIDLDGIRAAGHGNGVCVGTAVAGATVAIAPIDELGVAGDQPQYTPNATGEILVRAAHVKDRYDRLWITEQASSSIPGWHRTGDVGHLDDEGLLWVEGRLGHVLSTPSGAITPVAAEHAAQSVIGAGRAALVGVGPAGTQAAVVVMETVPAARKAGPASSELASKVRAAVASTGTDVAAVLVLPTLPTDIRHNSKIDRAALAQWASATLAGGRIRTP; encoded by the coding sequence GTGACCGAGATTTTCCCCGGCGTCAAGGAAATCTACTCAAAATATCTGTCCGTTCCATCAACTTCCGAAGTTGACGGACAGGGCGCCACCTACCGCTGGCATGTGCTGGATAACCAGGAGGAACTGGCACAGCGCGGCATCACGCCGGTGGGTACGCTGGTCTGCGTCCACGGCAATCCCACCTGGTCCTACCTATGGCGAAGCCTGTTCAACCACGTCTCGGATCACCATCTGGCGTGGCGCATCGTCGCAGTCGACCAGCTGGATATGGGCTTCTCTGAACGCACCGGAAAGTTCCGCCGCCTCGCCGACCGCGTCAACGACCTCGGCGATCTGATTGATGCCCTGGATCTTGGCGATGGCATCACGACCGTCGGCCACGACTGGGGCGGGGTCATCTCCCTTGGCTGGGCAACAGGTCATCAGGAGCGGCTGGAACGTGTCGTGCTGACAAACACCGCCATCCATCCTGCCGGCTTCCAACTGCCTCCCGCCTTGAAGCTGGCCTCGCATCCTGCAGTCCACAGCTGGGGCACCAAAACCACTCGCGCATTCCTGCAGGTGACCCATTCGCTGGCCCAGCCTGCCCTGGCGCCACAGGTGCGCAAGGCGTTCATGGCGCCCTATACCAGCGCTGAAAAGCGTGACGGCGTAGCCAACTTCGTGGCAGATATTCCCTTTGACCCCCAGCATCCCAGCCGAGCGGCGCTGGACGGGATTTCCGAAGCGGTCCGCTCGCTCACGGTCCCTGCGCTGATGCTGTGGGGACCCGGTGACCCGGTGTTCTCCGACCGCTACCTGCGCGACCTGATGGACCGGCTGCCCCAGGCCCAGGTGCACCGCTTTGAAGGTGCCAGCCACCTCGTGGGTGAAGACCGGGATATCGCCTCCCCGATTTTCAGCTGGCTGGACAGCCAGCCCGACTCCGCTGGATCCTCCCGGGTCCAGGGTTCCGGCGAATACCGGCCGATGCTCGCCGAAATGGATTCGCGCCAAGCAGACCAGGGCACCGCGGTAGTCGACATCCATCCTCCGCGCTCGTTGTCCTGGGCCGAGCTCGGCGCACGGGTCAACGCCCTGGCCGCCGGGCTGCAGCAGATCGGCGTGAAGGCCGGAGACCGGGTGAACCTCCTGGTTCCGCCGGGCATCGAGCTGACTTCCCTGATCTATGCGTGCCTGCGTCTGGGCGCGGTGATTGTTGTCGCCGATGCAGGACTGGGCACCAAGGGCCTGGGCCGGGCCATCAAGGGTGCCGGTCCCAGCTTCCTCGTCGGAATTAACAGGGCCTTGGCCGGTGCACGGGTACTGGGATGGCCGGGCACCCGGATTGCGGCAGGAAATCTGTCCGCTGCCAAGCGCAAGGTGCTGGGCGTGGCCCATACCCTGGATGAGCTGATGGAGGCCGGAAGCAGGATCCCGGCCGATGCGCCGAACTTTGCTCCGGCCGACCCCGACGCCGATGCGGCGGTGCTATTCACTTCCGGGTCCACCGGTCCTGCCAAGGGGGTCGTGTACACCCACCGGCAGCTGGCCGCCATGCGCGATACGCTGAGCGAAACCTACAATCTGAAAGCCGGATCGGCCCTCGTTGCCGGGTTCGCTCCCTTTGCCTTGCTGGGCCCTGCGCTAGGTGCCACCTCGGTGACCCCCGACATGGATGTCACGGCGCCGCGCACGCTCACCGCCAGCGCCCTGGCCGATGCCGCCGTCGCGGTTAATGCGACCACGGTCTTCGCCTCCCCGGCAGCCCTGGCCAACGTCCTGGCCACGAAGGGCGAGCTGAACACCGCGCAGCGCAAGACCCTGGCCGGCGTCGAGCTGATGCTCTCGGCCGGTGCCCCGATTGCCGAACCGCTCTTGGCCCAGGTCCAGGAGCTGGTTCCCAACGCCAAGGTGCATACCCCCTATGGGATGACCGAGGCCTTGCCGGTGACCGATATCGATCTGGATGGCATCCGCGCGGCCGGCCACGGCAACGGCGTCTGCGTTGGCACTGCCGTAGCCGGTGCCACCGTGGCCATCGCGCCGATTGACGAACTGGGCGTGGCCGGGGATCAGCCGCAATACACCCCGAATGCCACCGGAGAAATACTTGTCCGCGCTGCGCATGTCAAGGACCGCTACGACCGCTTGTGGATCACCGAGCAGGCCAGCAGTTCCATCCCCGGATGGCATCGCACCGGCGATGTCGGACACCTCGATGATGAAGGGCTGCTCTGGGTCGAGGGCCGGCTGGGCCATGTCCTGAGCACCCCTTCCGGGGCGATCACTCCGGTGGCAGCCGAGCATGCGGCGCAGTCAGTCATCGGTGCCGGGCGCGCTGCCCTCGTGGGAGTTGGACCAGCCGGGACCCAGGCCGCTGTGGTGGTCATGGAGACCGTGCCCGCTGCGCGCAAGGCCGGACCGGCATCCAGCGAATTGGCCAGCAAGGTCAGGGCCGCGGTCGCCTCCACCGGCACCGATGTGGCCGCCGTGCTGGTGCTGCCCACCCTGCCCACCGATATCCGCCATAATTCCAAGATCGACCGTGCGGCATTGGCCCAGTGGGCCAGCGCAACGCTTGCCGGCGGAAGGATCCGCACGCCATGA